GGCTCTTCACCACACACCTGCTGGATCCCATCCGAGGCTCCCTGCGCTCTGCTGGGCCCCCAGTGCACTTCCCGAGAGGTGGACCTGCACCCGGGCCAGATCCTTCCTGctggttcaatccagatgtgATCTGCAATGGAGGTGAGAGGAGCACCCTCTGGGAGCACCCTCAGGCTCCTACTAAGAGTCAGCATGGACAAGTCACAAAGCTGTAGGACAGAGGGAATTCCCGTTTTTCTCTCAGGTTCTCCTTTAGCCCACAGCTTACTCAGGACCCCTCTCAAGGATTTCCAGAACCCCTGAGGACCCTTGTGGCATCTCCAAACCCCCCCTTTGAGGAATCTGTGATCTTTCACCCAGCTCCCAAGCCCATTTCTTAGATTTGGCATGACTGATTGAATGCCTCCTTCCTCTTAAGGCACTCAAGTGTCCTCTCTTTGTCCCTTCAGGAGTGGAGCCAGGCCTGGTCTTTGTTGGCTTCCTCCTGGTGATAGGGATGGGACTGACTGGAGCTCTCCTGGCTCATTACTTGAGGTGAGAAGGGGAAGTAAAACTGTGCCACAAAGACACCAGGTGAGGTCCACAAGACAGGGCGAGTTGTCTTGGGGAGGGACACAAACATCCAGGGAGTTGGCAGAGTTCCAGGGCATATTTGGGGAATAGCTACATCCCAGTCCACCTCCCTGAACTAATATCACCCCTCTGCTCTGTCCCCTGCTGGCCTCTTATGGACCTCATGGGGATGCCCACCTCCCCGCACCAGACACCGACTCCTACATATACAAATGGTCTCGGGCCCCAACAAGATCATCCTGACTCTGGAAGATGTTACCTTGCTCCACCCACAGGGGGGCAGCTCTCGGAAGGTCAGGAAAGCAGGGAGCTAGGATCCATAGGACCCTTCCCTGagcctctccccatccccaccccaccccccaccccacccaccagcTCCCGCGTGAGAAACTTAGCTCCTGCCCCAGCTTTGTCCTTGGGAATCAGAGACCTCTTCTACACAATAGGGGTGACAGTCGGTCTTGGGCTGGTGTGAAGGTCCAGCTAGAAACTGCATATCTGTTTTGTAAACTGTAGAGTGTGGTGCACTGGGTGCCCTTTCCACCTGGcctgtagatttttttctcttctctgtcaccCACAGAACTCAGCCTCACCCCAGGACTCTAGCCCCAGAATAGATTCTGATATTTGCTTTGACCTCTGTCCTCAGATGGCCCAAGGCAGTAGATCCAGTCTGGTTACCCGGAGCACATCAGACATTCGCAGTGTCCCCAGCCAGGCCCCAGAGAACACCAACATTGGCCTCTATGAGGTGAGCTGATCCCCAGTTAGCCTGACCCGTACTtcaggaggggaggaaaaggaagatgcTGGGACCAGAGTCAGAGGAAACGTCCTCCGGCTGGAGTGGGGGGGTGGGAGTCAGGTCACATCTCGCAggctccaggcagggagatgaagCTGGGTACGTACTTAGCAACCCAATCTGGAAATCCTCTCTGTCACAAGTCCAGGTGAGGACTTCCCAAAACCCAAAAGCTGGAGGCTGGGGGTGCTGTGGAGTTTGCTGGGATCAGCCTGCAAGCTGGTGCAGCCAGTGAGGCCAATTCCTTCTCTACTGAGAGTCCCTTGCCCCACCCCCTCAACATTTCCAACCAGTTCTGGTCAGCTTCACAAACTTACTTCAGGGAAGGAATGTCAGAGAACACTAACAACATGTGCTAGTGCCATGGGATTTGTGAGCCACGGGACTTGTGAGCCACGGGACTTGTGAGCCACAGGACTTGTGAGCCACGGGACTTGTGAGCCACGGGACTTGTGAGCCACGGGACTTGTGAGTGTGCCATGGGGCATGCGAATGTGGTACAGGTCATGCGAGTGTGGCACAGGGCATGCGAGTGTGGCACAGGGCATGCGAGTGTGGCACAGGGCATGCGAATGTGGCACAGgtcatgtgcgtgtgtgcctcGGGATACTGAGAGGAGGACCGGAGAACTCAACTCAGCAAGAGGAGTGTGGAGAGCACCCAAGCTCCTGGAGAGAAAGCAAAAGTTCTTACTGTGTCACCTGAGACCACAGTGACTGCTTCTCAGACACGTTACTGTTATTTTTAGCAGGTTGTTCTTTGCATGGGCCCACCCTCTGCCTATGCTAACTaagcctttcttctctctggcCATGCCCACTAAATGCAACTTCCAGTCTTTAATGACCATTATAAAGTATCTTCACATTATATCCAAATGCCGATCAGGAATCGGCACCAAGTCCTCATGACTCTCTTGTAGTTCACATCTCTTAGCAAGGCCCAGGGCAAATTAAGAACAAAGGGCTCCTTGTTCCAGATGACAGCAGCAGATCACTGCAAGTGGCCACACCGTGGCATAGCATGGACTGACCCTGCAagcaggcagagacagtgagGCCAGGACCAGGGGGACGACAGCTCCCTGCATAACTAGTTCCCAATAATCCCTGCCGGCTCTAGCACAGTGCTCTCTCCTGACAAGGGGTAGTGATGTGGgctgcatatgtgtgagtgttgaTGGCTGTATCTGGGGAGTGAGGAGCACCACGCACGGCTTCACACCTTCCTCACTGCTCTGACCCAGCTACCTGCGGAGCATACGGGCATACGTTGAGCTGCCTGTATCTGATATTCTGTCTTACGACAGATGTGTTCTGGGTCAGTGGAAATGGGAGCTCCCTAGAGCACCTTGCATCTTGAGGCTTTAAGGACTGAATCCCTTGACCTTCTGCTACAGGGAGACTGGGTTTGGCTGAAGAAATTTCCAGGGGATCGCCATATGGCTATCCGCCCAGCCACCAAGACAGCCTTCTCCAAGGTAACCCATGATGGGGAGTAGATGGCTTCTTTTTGTAGCAGGCTATGGGGTTTTCCTTCCATGCCAGAGAGGCCCTCCCACCATCCTCTCTCATGACATTAGCTTTTCTCTTTAATGTTCTTATCACAACTTATATGTGGCAAGTGACATGCTAATTTATCACAAAAGTTGCGCGTCAACCACAGTCTGGCTTATCTGTCTCCATTGTGAACTGGCAGCCGAATGAGGGTGCTACCGTATTCCCAGGAGCCAGCACAGGTCTGGAATACCGGAGGCCAGTGGATTTGTGTTGAgtgaaatgatttaaaaaacaaagaaacagtaaaaatgaGGAGGCagcgagatggttcagtggaccAAGGTGTCTGATCAAGCCTGACCACCTGGATttgttccccagcacccacatcaatgGAAGGAAAAAGCCgactcctgcaagctgccctCCGATCTCCACATGGGTGCCATGGCACATTTGTGCCCACACAATGCACCTATGCAgatatgcgcacacacaaacaaacctttTTTTCAAGGAAACAAATTTAAATGGGTTTCCACTTCCGTGAGGACACACAACTGTGTGCAATGCCCCCGCTGTGCCGACATAGAAAACAAAGTGGGCAGCTGGCAGTAGAAGAACTCATTTCGGTGCCTTCAGcttccatgtccctcttcccCCGGCGCTGAGCACCCTTGGTTTAACCTCTTTCCAGAAGGCAGCCACGGGAGCTTGTGATCACAGCTGCCAGTGACTTGAGTGGATTGCCTTGGGGTGTGGGCAAAGTCACCAGGTCTTTAGAATGAAAACAGCCCCTTAAACGGGCATGTGGCCCCGGGGAAAACCGGAAAGCAATGGCATTTGGTCTCTCCGGTCCTTCATTAAAGACTGCCACGTTAGGAAGAGCAGGTGGTGGCTCCTTTGCCTGCTCTTTCCCCTGTGGCTTCACTTAACTCTGCAGTTAATTCAGTCCCTCAGCAAAGTGGGACCTGGCTGGGCCCTAATCCccagtgtgtgtttgtcttttcatttgtTAGTTTAGCCATTCATAATCTGAGCAGAACTATGTGGAGAAGGacgtcctcccacctccaccctatTTTACTTACCATATTCAGTCCTACATTCCCAGTTGGGATGCCTCCAAACAGGCACTGAATACGGGGGGGATAACTGGTGCTCCATGCATTGCTttctgggcaaaaaaaaaaaatgccagttgGTTTCTGCCTTTCAGCTGCGGGAGCTCCGGCATGAGAATGTGGCCCTCTACCTGGGGCTCTTCCTGGCAGGGACAGCAGACAGCCCTGCCACCCCTGGGGAGGGCATCTTGGCTGTGGTCTCAGAGCACTGTACTCGGGGCTCCCTCCATGACCTCCTGGCCCAGAGAGACATAAAGCTGGACTGGATGTTCAAGTCTTCCCTCCTGCTGGACCTcatcaaggtgtgtgtgtgtgtgtgtgtgtgcgcgcgcgcgcgcacgcgcgtgttTGCAGGATGTAGAGATGTGCTGGCAGAGGAGGAGTCAAGAGAACTGAGGTTGCCTCTTCCTCTACTCCTTCCAAGGGAATGAGATACCTGCACCATCGCGGTGTGGCCCACGGGAGGCTTAAGTCTCGGAACTGCGTGGTGGACGGGAGGTTCGTGCTCAAGGTGACAGATCATGGCCACGGGCGACTGCTGGAAGCGCAAAGGGTGTTGCCTGAGCCTCCCAGTGCGGAGGGTAGGCGTCCCCAGCTGCCTCCCTGGCCCCGGAGCATCCCTAGGATCCGCATAGCTGCAAGTGCttttccctccatcccctccttgCACTGTTCATCTAGCTGGGGACGTGGAGTTTGTAGGGAGAGCCTGAGCTCTGGGAATGCGGATAAGCGGGACTTTGCTGAAGGCTGGCTCCGGAGGTAGAGTCTTCCTTAGGCACAGCCTTCGTGAGGGCAGgcgatttttttttctgaaaggctTTGAATCTCAAATAGTCTCTGCTCTGAGATATTTGAGAGGCTATAGGGTTAATTAGTACCAGTGAGAATGAGGGTCTGGACCTCGAAGTCACTGCAGCCTCTCTCGCAGCCACGCCCCTCTTTCTCGCTCCTAGATCAACTTTGGACAGCCCCAGAGCTGCTTCGGGACCCTGCCCTGGAGCGACGGGGAACACTAGCTGGCGATGTCTTTAGCCTGGGCATCATCATGCAGGAGGTCGTGTGCCGCAGCACCCCCTATGCCATGCTGGAGCTAACACCCGAGGGTAAGGTGCCTTGGGGCCGGGTAGGCACCCTGCACTTAAAACAGCCAGGCCAGACCCAGTGTGGCTCTTTAATAAGGTGAAGCTCTTTTCTTAAAGCTGGGGTCTGAAGACAGTAGTGGGAAAGCCAAACATGAGGCGGTGTTCCAGGGCACAGACCTTAACAGCTTCTGTCCTGACCCTGAACCCACCCTGCTCTTCCACCACACAGACAGATTCTCAGAGATCCTAGGAAAGCCGAGGGGGAGAAACTGAGGGGTGAGAGGATCCAAATCCAAACCACGCACCATCTGTAGGATTCTCACCCCAGCCCTTACTTGTCTTATGCTCAGAAATGTTTGTTTGTCTCCATCACCTCCCACTCAGATTTCAGGGCCCTCTGGTTACGCCTAGAGATCCCACATCACACTCCCCCACCAACTAAAgcctttatttacttacttattggtGTAtagagtctgtgtgtgtttacgtgtccagacagttgtgtgtgtgcgcaaacgcaggccaaaggtcaatgtcagatgtcttccttggtggttctctctgttctttgagacagagtctctcactgaacccggaacTCACCAGTTAACTATGCCGGGTAGCCAGCAAGTGCTGGGAGGCCGCTGTGTCTGCCTTTCTGGCtctagggttacaggtgtactccactctgcctggctttttaaaagttatctgAATGTGGCTGCCGGAGACCCACGCTGAGGTTGGGTCTTGCATGCCAGGCACTTACCTGTAGTTTTTGCTGGCTTGTGGCTGCTGCCTGTGTGCAGTTCCTGTTtcccgggggagggggggaagagaCGAGAAGTCAATGCACAGACTCCAGGAGATTCCCATACAGAAGCTCTTTCCTGTAAACAGGTTAGGGGTTTTATGGGGTTAGGAAAATTAAGCTGCCACAGGAACGGTTCTGGTTGGGCCTTTGAAAACTGGCTCTGGCGGTCACTGCTGGTGTGTTGCGATTAGCTAGCAGTGCGTGTTATTAGTGACTGTGCTTTTGATCCCCTGACAGGTTGTCTTGGCCAATTGTGCTTACTCACCGTGAGTTTGCATGCGCTTGCTTGTGCTTGCACAGTTGTCCAGCCTCACTTACTGACTGGGCCATCTCCTAAGGCTTGGaagtgttaatttaaaaaaaaaaatcctatccaggagggcggtagtggcacacccctttaatcccagcactggggaggtggatctctgtgagttcgagaccagcctgatctacagagtgaattccaggacaaccaaagctacacagaaaaacctcgtctccataaaacaaataaacaaacaaacaaacaatcctcCCCCTCTGGGAAGAAGCTCAGTTGGCCGAGACTTGCCTCGTGTGCACGAAGTCCCgagctcaatccccagcatcttataaactgggcatggtggtacaagcctgtgGTCCTCTGCTACACAGCGAGCTGGAGACCAGCGTGGAATCATGAGTGCCCCCATCTTAGGCTAGAGTCAGAGGTGGGTTTTCTCTGGGGTCACCCACTTCTCACAGTCTCTTCTTGCCTCTAGAGGTGATACAGAGGGTGCAGAACCCTCCTCCACTGTGTCGGCCCTTGGTGTCAATGGACCAGGCACCCATGGAGTGCATCCGGCTGATGGCACAGTGCTGGGCAGAGCAGCCAGAGCTTCGGCCCTCCATGGACCACACCTTTGACCTGGTCAGGAGCTGGGACTGTGCGGGGACTGGGCTGGGCCCTGGGGTCCCAGATGGACAAGCAGGCTGGCAGGAGCCTTACCTTTTAGGCTCTTTCCTTAGGGTTAACCTAAGGACTACAAATTTGGTAGGGAAGGTTTAGAAAGCCAACGAGGGCTTGTGGAGGCCTTTGGAGTGGGAAAGAGAACTCTGAGTGGGAGAAATACTTAATTCAAATCAATAACATTGAATAAGAGTCAGATTATGtgctttgtttattgagacaggaaaACCTTTAGCCTGAGTTCAGTGCCTTGTCAATTCCGGCTCAGAGCAACTCTCTGAGGGAGCCTTCGTTTTCCACATACCTGCTAGTAATATCCAAATACGTAGGAGTGGGCAGGATCTCAGGTGTATATATAGCCCCATGAGAGAGTACAGAGAGGGCCATGGCAGCCAACTTTACTAGCTTTCTCCTCTCCTAGTTCAAGAGCATCAACAAGGGCCGGAAGATGAACATCATCGACTCGATGCTCCGGATGCTGGAGCAATACTCCAGTAACCTGGAGGACCTGATTCGAGAGCGCACAGAGGAGTTAGaacaggagaagcagaagacagACAGGCTGCTCACACAGATGCTGCCTCCGTGGGTGCCCATGTGGAGTGTGGGGAAAGGGTGGGAAGATGGGGGCAGCCTTCAGGTGACCTTGCTGCTTGCCATTCCTAGATCTGTGGCTGAGGCCCTGAAGATGGGGACACCTGTGGAGCCTGAGTACTTTGAGGAGGTGACACTCTACTTCAGTGACATTGTGGGCTTCACCACCATTTCGGCCATGAGTGAGCCCATCGAGGTGGTGGACTTGCTTAATGACCTCTATACCCTCTTCGATGCCATCATTGGTGCCCACGATGTCTACAAGGTGGAGTGCGCAGAGACAAAACCTCCTGCCCTTCagtcttgttttctgtgtatacCTGTGGCTTAGAACTTGCTgtttagagcaggctggcttcagactagtagcaaccttcctgcctctgcctcccgactgctggttTTAAGGCATTGCCTGGCTCTATCAGTTTAAATGAAGCAGTTCCACCCGCCTCCAGACACCAGCTAGTTTTCCTCAGCCCTCCTATCACGAATCTCTTCCTTCAGGCCCCAGTGCAACTCCTAGCTCACAGCGTGGCTTTCCAGGATGTCTGCCCTGACCCGTTTAGACCTCCAGACAAGTGACACTGATTTAAGAATTAGGGGAGGGGTGCTCAGAACTGAGCAGACACAACCCCTTCCCCCAGGTGGAAACAATTGGAGATGCCTATATGGTGGCCTCCGGGCTGCCACAAAGGAATGGGCAGCGGCATGCTGCAGAGATTGCCAACATGTCGCTAGACATCCTCAGCGCCGTAGGCTCTTTCCGCATGCGCCATATGCCTGAGGTTCCAGTGCGCATTCGCATTGGTCTGCACTCAGGTAAATACTCAGCCCCTCCCAGCTTCTGGGTGCCAGATTTCAGCGATAGGAGGCAACGCTTGCAGgtgggctggggagggggcttgCCTTGAAGTAAATACACAAGGGTGTTTTTATTGGGGGAGCTAATAGAGAGGGTGGGTGCTAAGGTCTCTCCAGGCCCTTTGTGCAGCCTAGCTGCAGGGCACCGCCAGCTTTGACCCAGTCTCTGCCCACCTGCCCTCTGACCTGGCGTATCTCCCCAGGCCCGTGCGTGGCTGGTGTGGTGGGCCTCACCATGCCTCGGTACTGCCTGTTTGGGGACACAGTCAACACAGCCTCACGAATGGAGTCCACCGGACTGCGTGAGTGTAACAGACCAGGAGAGctgggggaggtggagaaagcCCGGACAGGGGAAATGACCCaggatggggagatgggaggtgaaTTTTGAGATCATGGTGTCCCTCACTGCCTCAGCTTACCGCATCCACGTGAACATGAGCACTGTTCGGATTCTTTGTGCCCTGGACCAGGGCTTCCAGATGGAGTGTCGAGGCCGCACAGAGCTGAAGGTGCGTGGCCCACGCGCTGCTGCTTTGTAGGGGACCCTACAGATATCGGGTCTCCCCGTTTCACCTAGACCTAAAGATTCTCCATCCCTCACCCTGGTCTGCCTAAGCCCCCCCTCTTTTGTGTTTTCCCAGGGCAAGGGTGCTGAGGACACGTACTGGCTTGTGGGCAGACTGGGTTTCAACAAGCCCATCCCCAAACCACCGGATCTGCAGCCAGGGTGAGTGGCTGACTTGAACCTGCTGGGTCACAGCTGGATGGCTGGAGACTCAGTGGCGCcagccatggggggggggggggggcctttgTGCCTTTgccctctcttcctgcctcccacacCAAGTCTGGTCCTCATCCCAAGCAGCAATAACAAGTCCTGACATCCCTCACCCCTATTTCTCTTTGCTGAGGCTGCAGTCTCCTCCCTGCAGGGCCAGCAACCATGGCATCAGCCTGCAGGAGATTCCCCCAGAGAGGCGCAAGAAGCTAGAGAAAGCCAGACCAGGCCAATTCACTGGGAAGTGAAGTTCCCTGGAGACAGGTACTGTGTCTTCCCTCATCCTCAGTGGCACTCACTTCTAGGGGAGTACTTCCTAGGGGTCTGGTCAAGACTAGGTAGGAGCTGCCTGCAGGATGTCCCAGCCAAGCCAAATGTCCCTATTCTTCTCTGATTTAGGGGGCAGAAAGGGGATTTATGCCAGGGGAAGCATCAACATTAGGCACACTGGTTTTGTGGGTCTGGGGTGATCCAAGAATCCAGATTTAGGAATTTTTCCTCAGACCTACCCCTTCCCCTGAACATAAACCAGGCTTCTCAGAGAGACCCCTCGGGCTGTATACTACACCATGACAGAATTTTGGAGACCGCATTTGTCAGAGGCCAGTGTGCAGTTGTATTTGCAGATCTATCAGATCGAAAGGTCTCTCCATGGTCTTCATGCAAGAATCCCTAAGCCCTGGTCCTCCTTATGTGcactcctctgcctctctgagacaGCTGCTTCCCTCAGGATTATTCTGCACAACCCTTCCTGAAGTTGCTGCTGTACATCGAACTGACGCCTGACATCGGCTTAAATGTTGGCTTCTGTCCAGTTCCGCCTGCAAGGGTTTTGAGCCCAGAGTCTGCTGCAAACCAGCTAGTGACCTTGGGAAGATCTGAAGTGCTCTCCAGACCCCCCTCAGGGATAGAATGAGGGGGGGCTAAACGGTTTCTACCACCATGTGGCCCTTACAGTGAGGCTTTAGAGTGGCTGGCCTTGGGATTCAGGACACTGTGGCATACGACCCCCAGCTCCAAGGACCCTGAGCTCATTGAGGGTTGCTCCACTCTCTAGGTCCTGGGAGACCCCAGAAGTAAGGATCTGGGGTCAGAAACACCGGGGGACCTGGAGGCCTCGTGTTCTACCAGGGCAGGAGTCACCATGTGGCCTGGAAAGACCGGGGCTCCTTTAGCCTTCATCCTATCCCCTCTCCATCACCCACTGGTCAGAGACGGGGTCCTTCTCCAATAGGCAGAAGCAAATCACTTGCCCAAGTGCAGAGAAAACTTGTTTTGATGCTGTGGGGGAGGAAAACCAGCTGCACCCAAACTTTGCTAACCAGAATGGCAGATGAATAGTTTATTATCTGTTCAGGTGTTGGTGAATTGAtagttgaaaaaaatcatttctcctGAGATCTTTGCCACAAACATTCACACCGAGTCCTGGCAAAACCCCAGCTGAAGTTTCCTTTGTAGAACCCTGGG
The Microtus pennsylvanicus isolate mMicPen1 chromosome 11, mMicPen1.hap1, whole genome shotgun sequence genome window above contains:
- the Gucy2d gene encoding retinal guanylyl cyclase 1, with amino-acid sequence MTEWLLPASGLPEAGSCVPVWQSSSSLSRVLCWSGSRLPGLLLLLLLPPPAALSAVFKVGVLGPWVCDPIFARARPDLAARLAADRLNRDLALDGGPRFEVALLPEPCLTPGSLGAVSSALSRVSGLVGPVNPAACRPAELLAQEAGVALVPWGCPGTQAAGTTAPAVTPAADALYVLLRAFRWARVALITAPQDLWVEAGRALSTALRARGLPVALVTSMEPSDLSGAREALRRIRDGPRVRVVIMVMHSVLLGGEEQRYLLEAAEELGLADGSLVFLPFDTLHYALSPGPETLAPLVNSSQLRRAHDAVLTLTRHCPPGGSVQDSLRRAQEHQELPADLNLQQVSPLFGTIYDAVFLLAGGVTKARAAVGGGWVSGTSVARQVQEAQVSGFCGDLGRTEEPSFVLLDTDASGDRLFTTHLLDPIRGSLRSAGPPVHFPRGGPAPGPDPSCWFNPDVICNGGVEPGLVFVGFLLVIGMGLTGALLAHYLRHRLLHIQMVSGPNKIILTLEDVTLLHPQGGSSRKMAQGSRSSLVTRSTSDIRSVPSQAPENTNIGLYEGDWVWLKKFPGDRHMAIRPATKTAFSKLRELRHENVALYLGLFLAGTADSPATPGEGILAVVSEHCTRGSLHDLLAQRDIKLDWMFKSSLLLDLIKGMRYLHHRGVAHGRLKSRNCVVDGRFVLKVTDHGHGRLLEAQRVLPEPPSAEDQLWTAPELLRDPALERRGTLAGDVFSLGIIMQEVVCRSTPYAMLELTPEEVIQRVQNPPPLCRPLVSMDQAPMECIRLMAQCWAEQPELRPSMDHTFDLFKSINKGRKMNIIDSMLRMLEQYSSNLEDLIRERTEELEQEKQKTDRLLTQMLPPSVAEALKMGTPVEPEYFEEVTLYFSDIVGFTTISAMSEPIEVVDLLNDLYTLFDAIIGAHDVYKVETIGDAYMVASGLPQRNGQRHAAEIANMSLDILSAVGSFRMRHMPEVPVRIRIGLHSGPCVAGVVGLTMPRYCLFGDTVNTASRMESTGLPYRIHVNMSTVRILCALDQGFQMECRGRTELKGKGAEDTYWLVGRLGFNKPIPKPPDLQPGASNHGISLQEIPPERRKKLEKARPGQFTGK